A DNA window from Brenneria izadpanahii contains the following coding sequences:
- a CDS encoding ABC transporter permease subunit — MLSFLYSVIYQFGDNFAYLVLAALGLAVIFGMMGVINLAHGEFIMCGAYVTISLNKSGLPLPLAMLAGSLAAAFAGGVIERLVVRHLYHRLYDSVVATWAISLIVQQSMLLLAGPSLEGLSTPFGSFTLGGYSFATYRALLPLFAIAILLLLYWLFFHTNYGVCARSTIQNARMAACLGLETDRLYTQTFALGAGLAGLAGAIYAPTLTAVPTMGSSFIVQAFVSVVVGGANVLVGTIPAAMTLGAIQTGLNAWYGQLAGQIGLLLTAMLVIRLLPNGVGSLFTRHR; from the coding sequence ATGCTCTCCTTTCTTTATTCGGTGATTTATCAGTTCGGCGACAACTTTGCCTATCTGGTGCTCGCGGCGCTGGGGCTGGCGGTGATCTTCGGCATGATGGGGGTCATCAATCTGGCGCACGGCGAATTCATCATGTGCGGCGCCTACGTCACGATCTCACTGAACAAGTCCGGTCTGCCGCTGCCGTTGGCGATGCTGGCCGGTTCACTGGCCGCCGCGTTCGCCGGCGGGGTGATTGAACGGCTGGTGGTGCGTCATCTGTACCACCGGCTGTACGACTCGGTGGTGGCGACCTGGGCGATCAGCCTGATCGTGCAGCAAAGCATGTTGCTGCTGGCCGGCCCGTCGCTGGAAGGGCTGTCCACGCCTTTCGGCTCCTTCACGCTAGGCGGTTACTCTTTCGCCACCTACCGAGCGCTGTTGCCGCTTTTCGCCATCGCCATTCTGTTGCTGCTGTACTGGCTGTTCTTTCATACCAACTACGGCGTCTGCGCCAGGTCCACCATTCAGAATGCCCGCATGGCGGCCTGTCTCGGGCTGGAAACCGACCGTCTCTATACCCAGACATTCGCGCTGGGCGCCGGGCTGGCGGGGCTGGCCGGCGCCATCTACGCGCCGACGCTCACCGCCGTGCCCACCATGGGCAGCAGCTTTATCGTGCAGGCTTTTGTTTCCGTGGTGGTCGGCGGCGCCAACGTACTGGTCGGCACCATTCCCGCCGCCATGACGCTGGGGGCGATCCAGACCGGACTAAACGCCTGGTACGGGCAACTGGCCGGACAAATCGGTCTGCTGCTTACCGCCATGCTGGTCATCCGCCTGCTGCCGAACGGGGTTGGCAGCCTGTTTACCCGTCATCGCTAG
- a CDS encoding ABC transporter ATP-binding protein, translating to MSDDVLMQVNDITGGYGGGLVLNGASLQLYSAEVLGVIGRNGVGKTTLMRSLIGTVAVSRGHILLGETDITHATPQRRARLGIGYVPQGREVFSGLTVAENLQVGMQFVREHREFAGDLLERVLDYFPILRQRLKQKAGTMSGGEQQQLAIARALVGAPKVLLLDEPSEGVQPSIVTIIADTLTRIARELRVAVILVEQDIAMIQRAAQRCCVMDKGRVVEILNHQQLSDDLLMRRHLAL from the coding sequence ATGAGCGACGACGTACTAATGCAGGTCAATGACATTACCGGCGGCTATGGCGGCGGGCTGGTGCTGAATGGCGCCTCGCTCCAGTTATATAGCGCGGAAGTGCTGGGGGTGATCGGCCGCAACGGCGTGGGGAAAACCACGCTGATGCGTTCGTTGATAGGGACGGTTGCCGTCAGCCGCGGCCACATTCTGCTGGGCGAGACGGACATCACCCATGCCACGCCGCAGCGCCGCGCCCGCCTGGGCATCGGCTATGTGCCGCAGGGGCGCGAGGTGTTCTCCGGTCTGACGGTGGCGGAGAATTTGCAAGTGGGAATGCAGTTCGTGCGCGAACACCGGGAATTCGCCGGCGACCTGCTGGAACGGGTGCTGGACTATTTTCCCATTCTGCGCCAGCGGCTGAAGCAAAAAGCGGGCACCATGAGCGGCGGCGAACAGCAACAGCTGGCGATAGCCAGAGCGCTGGTCGGCGCGCCGAAAGTCCTGCTGTTGGATGAGCCGTCGGAAGGCGTACAGCCCTCCATCGTAACCATTATCGCCGACACGCTGACGCGCATCGCCCGCGAGCTGCGGGTCGCCGTTATTCTGGTCGAACAGGACATCGCCATGATCCAGCGCGCCGCCCAGCGTTGCTGCGTGATGGATAAGGGCCGGGTGGTCGAAATCCTGAACCATCAGCAACTGTCCGACGATTTGTTGATGCGCCGTCACCTGGCGCTGTGA
- a CDS encoding ABC transporter ATP-binding protein, which produces MTQDIILETQGLGKRFGGAQVINQVDMQIRQGEIRCVIGPNGAGKSTFFKLLTGEHTPTSGEIRFFGRRLNALSPFQRIRMGMSIKFQIPGIFPDLSVEQHLQLSLRHLRPEVRHQPANIDELLHRFNLTGEYRQLAGNLSHGKKQWLEIAMAVSLQPVLLMLDEPVAGLSVEETYLTGELIKQMRQDGLTLMVVEHDMTFIRQIASRVTVLHGGRVFADGEAETVLAQDDVADIYLGKA; this is translated from the coding sequence ATGACGCAAGACATCATTCTGGAAACGCAGGGGCTGGGCAAACGCTTTGGCGGCGCGCAGGTTATCAATCAGGTCGATATGCAAATCCGTCAGGGGGAAATCCGTTGCGTCATCGGTCCCAACGGCGCGGGGAAAAGCACCTTCTTCAAGCTGCTGACCGGCGAGCACACGCCGACCAGCGGCGAGATCCGCTTTTTCGGCCGGCGGCTCAATGCGCTATCGCCGTTTCAGCGCATTCGCATGGGAATGAGCATCAAGTTTCAGATCCCCGGCATTTTCCCCGATCTCAGCGTCGAGCAGCATCTGCAACTCTCTTTGCGCCATCTACGGCCGGAAGTTCGCCACCAGCCGGCGAACATTGATGAACTGCTGCACCGCTTCAACCTGACCGGGGAATACCGTCAGTTGGCCGGCAACCTGTCGCACGGGAAAAAACAGTGGCTTGAAATCGCGATGGCGGTTTCGCTGCAACCGGTTCTGCTGATGCTGGATGAACCGGTCGCCGGGCTGTCGGTGGAAGAAACCTACCTGACCGGCGAGCTAATCAAACAAATGCGGCAGGACGGCCTGACCTTGATGGTGGTGGAACACGACATGACCTTCATCCGGCAGATTGCATCCAGGGTGACGGTATTGCACGGGGGCCGGGTGTTTGCCGACGGCGAAGCCGAAACGGTGCTGGCCCAGGATGACGTAGCGGATATCTATTTGGGGAAAGCCTGA
- a CDS encoding urea ABC transporter substrate-binding protein, which produces MASAADEPIKIGLLEDASGNFALPVIPKIHATELAIEEINAKGGILGRPVELIKYDTQSDNTRFQQMARRLIRNDKVDVIFGAFSSASREAIRPIMDREKQLYWYNNQYEGGVCDTNVFVTGAVPEQQFSTLIPWMMEKYGKKVYTIAADYNFGQISAEWVRQIVEANGGTMVGEEFIPLSVSQFGQTIQNIQQAKPDFVMTLLVGTNQSSYYEQQAAAKLNLPMASSVNVAQAYEHKRFKAPALKDMYITANYMEEVDTPASNDFKQRFRAKFPNEPYINQEAANAYDAVYLYKLAVERANSTDQTAVRKALESGDICTDGPSGKVCIDPKSHHLSHTIYLAHVKEDHSVEIPKVWPDIKPYWLGEAGCNLPVKPDTSQYTPSNPPKP; this is translated from the coding sequence ATGGCGTCCGCAGCAGACGAACCGATAAAGATTGGCCTACTGGAAGACGCTTCCGGTAATTTTGCTCTGCCCGTTATTCCCAAAATTCATGCGACCGAATTAGCGATCGAAGAGATCAATGCCAAAGGCGGTATTCTTGGCCGCCCGGTTGAATTAATAAAATATGATACGCAGTCCGACAATACCCGTTTTCAGCAAATGGCCCGCCGTTTAATCAGAAACGATAAGGTCGATGTTATTTTCGGCGCCTTTTCCAGCGCGTCGCGCGAAGCTATCCGGCCGATCATGGATCGGGAAAAACAGCTCTATTGGTACAACAACCAGTATGAAGGCGGCGTATGCGATACCAATGTCTTCGTTACCGGCGCGGTGCCCGAACAGCAGTTTTCCACCCTCATCCCCTGGATGATGGAAAAATACGGCAAGAAAGTTTACACCATTGCCGCCGACTATAACTTCGGCCAGATCTCGGCGGAATGGGTGCGCCAGATAGTCGAAGCCAACGGCGGCACCATGGTCGGCGAAGAGTTTATCCCGCTCAGCGTCTCCCAATTCGGTCAAACCATTCAGAATATCCAGCAGGCCAAGCCCGATTTCGTTATGACGTTGCTGGTGGGCACCAATCAGTCTTCCTATTACGAGCAGCAGGCGGCGGCGAAACTTAATCTGCCGATGGCCAGTTCCGTCAATGTGGCTCAGGCCTACGAGCATAAACGCTTCAAGGCGCCCGCGCTGAAAGACATGTACATTACCGCGAATTACATGGAGGAAGTGGATACGCCGGCCAGCAACGACTTTAAGCAGCGCTTCCGCGCCAAATTCCCCAACGAGCCTTACATCAATCAGGAAGCGGCCAACGCCTACGATGCCGTTTACCTATATAAACTCGCGGTTGAGCGCGCCAACAGCACCGATCAGACGGCGGTCCGCAAGGCGCTGGAAAGCGGGGATATCTGTACCGATGGCCCATCCGGCAAGGTCTGCATCGATCCTAAAAGCCATCACCTGAGCCATACCATCTATCTGGCCCACGTCAAAGAAGATCACTCCGTCGAGATCCCCAAGGTCTGGCCTGACATCAAACCATACTGGCTGGGCGAGGCGGGCTGCAATCTGCCGGTGAAGCCGGATACCAGCCAGTACACGCCGTCTAATCCGCCCAAGCCATAA
- a CDS encoding acetamidase/formamidase family protein, protein MKKWLEDSIMTQRGVGARRQPITHHLTEEMQQEFHYTIGPYSTPVLTIEPGDRVIVDTRDAFEGAIQSEQDIPSQLLKMPFLNPQNGPIMVNGAEKGDVLAVYIESMLPRGDDPHGICAMIPHFGGLTGTDLTALLNDPLPEKVRLIKLDSEKVYWSKRHTLPYKPHIGTLSVSPEIDSINSLTPDNHGGNMDVPDIGPGSITYLPVRSPGGRLFIGDAHACQGDGEICGTAVEYPSVTTIKVDLIKNWSINWPRMENDTAIMSIGSARPLEDATRIAYRDLIYWLVEDFGFEQWDAYMLLSQCGKVRLGNMVDPKYTVGAMLNKTLLAH, encoded by the coding sequence ATGAAGAAATGGCTGGAAGATTCCATCATGACCCAACGCGGGGTTGGCGCGCGGCGTCAGCCGATCACCCACCATCTGACCGAAGAGATGCAGCAAGAGTTTCACTACACCATCGGCCCCTACTCCACCCCGGTATTAACCATCGAGCCCGGCGATCGGGTGATTGTCGATACCCGCGACGCCTTTGAAGGGGCGATTCAGTCCGAACAGGATATTCCCAGCCAGTTGCTGAAAATGCCGTTTCTCAACCCGCAGAACGGCCCGATCATGGTCAATGGCGCGGAAAAAGGCGACGTACTGGCGGTGTACATTGAATCGATGCTGCCGCGGGGGGACGATCCGCACGGCATTTGCGCCATGATCCCGCATTTCGGCGGGCTGACGGGCACCGATCTGACGGCGCTGCTCAACGATCCGCTGCCGGAAAAGGTACGCCTGATCAAGCTGGACAGCGAAAAAGTTTACTGGAGCAAGCGCCACACGCTGCCTTACAAACCCCATATCGGCACCCTGAGCGTATCGCCGGAAATCGACTCCATCAACTCGCTGACGCCGGATAACCACGGCGGCAACATGGACGTTCCCGATATCGGCCCCGGCAGCATCACCTATCTGCCGGTGCGTTCGCCGGGCGGGCGGCTGTTTATCGGCGATGCCCATGCCTGTCAGGGCGACGGCGAAATCTGCGGAACGGCGGTGGAATATCCTTCCGTCACCACCATCAAGGTGGATCTGATCAAAAACTGGTCCATCAACTGGCCGCGCATGGAAAACGACACCGCCATCATGAGCATCGGCAGCGCCCGACCGCTGGAGGACGCCACCCGCATCGCCTACCGGGATCTCATCTACTGGCTGGTGGAGGATTTTGGCTTCGAGCAGTGGGATGCGTACATGCTGCTGAGCCAGTGCGGAAAAGTCAGGCTGGGAAATATGGTAGACCCGAAATACACCGTCGGCGCGATGCTCAACAAAACGCTGCTGGCGCATTAA
- a CDS encoding transporter substrate-binding domain-containing protein: protein MGSATPITIGLLYSSSGVTAAQEQSQLRGAALAIEEINQDGGINGRPLQAIHLDPHSDNARFRALAEQLIVEHHVNVIFGGYTSSSRKAMSPIVEKYQRLLFYSQLYEGFEFSENIFYGGAAPNQNCVQLEDYLTSHFGARVYMIGSRYVFPYECNRNMQELLLQRDDGAVIGERYLDLNAPYEAFLPVLEEIRKKQPDFIFSTVIGQTVPYLYRAYHEVGLDPERMPIGSLNTSETEIAIMGAELAAGHFTSSPYFQSLQTRANLAALDKFHQIFGPDLTTDMNWEATYSQVHLFANAVRECGSDAIPCLSAALRGSEFDAPQGRIRIDPLNQHTGLYPRIGKADAAGQFTIVRESRRIVAPDPYMTNQVQGDWVTKLTKVEYPNAP, encoded by the coding sequence ATGGGGTCGGCCACACCAATCACTATCGGTTTACTCTACTCATCCAGCGGCGTGACCGCCGCGCAGGAGCAATCGCAGCTGCGCGGCGCCGCCCTGGCCATCGAAGAAATCAATCAGGACGGCGGCATCAACGGCCGCCCGCTGCAGGCCATTCATCTTGATCCGCACTCCGACAATGCGCGCTTTCGGGCCCTGGCGGAGCAACTGATCGTCGAACATCATGTCAACGTGATCTTCGGCGGCTACACTTCCAGCAGCCGCAAAGCCATGTCACCCATTGTGGAGAAATACCAGCGGCTGCTGTTTTACTCTCAGCTATACGAAGGATTCGAATTCTCCGAAAACATCTTTTACGGCGGCGCGGCGCCCAACCAGAACTGCGTCCAGTTGGAGGATTACCTCACCAGCCATTTCGGCGCCAGGGTCTATATGATCGGCTCCCGTTACGTTTTCCCTTACGAATGCAACCGCAATATGCAGGAACTGCTGTTGCAGCGGGACGACGGCGCGGTGATCGGCGAACGCTATCTCGATCTCAATGCGCCGTATGAGGCGTTTCTGCCGGTGCTGGAAGAGATCCGCAAAAAACAGCCGGACTTCATCTTCAGCACGGTCATCGGCCAGACCGTTCCCTACCTTTACCGCGCCTATCATGAGGTTGGGCTCGATCCCGAACGGATGCCCATCGGCAGTCTGAACACCTCCGAAACCGAAATCGCCATAATGGGCGCCGAACTGGCGGCGGGGCACTTCACCTCCTCGCCCTATTTTCAGAGCCTGCAAACCCGGGCCAACCTTGCCGCTCTGGATAAATTTCATCAGATATTCGGCCCGGATCTGACTACCGATATGAACTGGGAAGCCACCTACAGCCAGGTTCATCTGTTCGCCAACGCCGTGCGGGAATGCGGCAGCGACGCCATCCCTTGCTTATCCGCCGCGCTGCGAGGCAGCGAATTCGATGCGCCGCAGGGCCGAATCAGGATCGATCCGCTGAACCAGCATACCGGGCTTTATCCGCGCATCGGCAAGGCCGACGCCGCCGGGCAATTCACCATCGTGCGGGAATCCCGCCGCATCGTGGCGCCCGATCCCTATATGACCAATCAGGTTCAGGGAGACTGGGTCACCAAACTGACAAAAGTGGAGTATCCCAATGCGCCGTAA
- a CDS encoding branched-chain amino acid ABC transporter permease has protein sequence MTSSSINLSISPARKRRIAPWAAGLILLAALLLPLGVDSGTIGDFAYFLLWTFCAIGLAAMWGHGGILSFGQTAFFGLAGYAYGVLTLNFGDGVLSTWSGLLLALLLAAAVAAALGYMMFYGGVTGIFIGIVTLSFTLVLETFMSQTAGPQWTIGSARLNGFNGMSGMPPLALPGPDGELLTLEGNAFYYLIIVLLALVYWGVRRLLRSGFGLTLASIRENPRRAEMLGIDIRRYQLLVFVLGGALSGLSGVLYTLWGSYITPSSMGLTAAAMPVIWVATAGRKNIFGTIVITALLVWLSQWLAVYGSEYAMILLGAILLFVVLAAPNGILPWLGDRLRRLTSSERNAEDAQ, from the coding sequence GTGACCTCATCATCCATTAATTTATCCATCAGCCCGGCGCGGAAACGCCGGATCGCGCCGTGGGCGGCGGGCCTTATCCTGCTGGCCGCCCTGTTACTCCCGCTGGGCGTCGACAGCGGCACGATCGGCGATTTCGCCTACTTCCTGCTGTGGACGTTCTGCGCCATCGGGTTGGCCGCCATGTGGGGCCACGGCGGGATCCTCTCTTTCGGTCAAACCGCCTTTTTCGGGCTGGCCGGCTACGCCTACGGCGTGTTGACGCTGAATTTCGGCGACGGCGTACTGTCCACCTGGTCGGGACTGCTGCTGGCGCTGTTGCTGGCGGCGGCCGTCGCGGCGGCGCTGGGTTATATGATGTTTTACGGCGGCGTAACCGGCATTTTCATCGGCATCGTCACCCTCTCTTTTACGCTGGTGCTGGAAACCTTTATGTCGCAGACCGCCGGACCGCAGTGGACTATCGGCAGCGCGCGGCTGAACGGCTTTAACGGCATGTCCGGCATGCCGCCGCTCGCGCTGCCCGGCCCGGACGGCGAACTGCTGACGCTGGAGGGCAACGCCTTCTACTACCTGATTATCGTACTGCTGGCGCTGGTCTACTGGGGCGTGCGGCGTTTATTGCGCTCCGGTTTCGGCCTGACGCTGGCCTCCATCCGCGAAAACCCGCGCCGGGCGGAAATGCTGGGAATCGATATCCGCCGCTATCAGTTGCTGGTGTTCGTGCTGGGCGGCGCGCTGTCGGGGCTGTCCGGCGTGCTCTACACCCTGTGGGGCTCCTACATCACGCCCTCATCCATGGGACTGACGGCCGCGGCCATGCCGGTTATCTGGGTCGCTACCGCCGGACGTAAAAATATCTTCGGCACCATCGTTATTACCGCCCTGCTGGTCTGGCTCTCCCAGTGGCTGGCGGTTTACGGCAGCGAATACGCCATGATTCTGCTGGGGGCGATCCTGTTGTTTGTCGTGCTGGCCGCGCCCAACGGCATTCTGCCCTGGCTGGGCGACAGGCTGCGCCGGCTGACGTCGTCCGAACGCAACGCGGAGGACGCCCAATGA